One region of bacterium genomic DNA includes:
- a CDS encoding glycosyltransferase, whose protein sequence is MNHKDCAAVYVATGEKFVQEAKQSAESLRRQMPNLKIILHSDRMVESSLFDQVIKVDQPHYSVIDKTNCYSEVSENRLLFLDTDTFVAEPVFEIFDLLNRFELAVSHAPWRISWDRKTKRKWGIEGIPEAFSEPNTGVIGFQNTPKVQLAFRRWQELYEMHRQQGSVMHDQPAFRQTIWESDLSFYMLPPEYNCRIVFPTFINGTVKILHARFDDLDRIAERINAENGN, encoded by the coding sequence ATGAATCATAAAGACTGCGCAGCTGTTTATGTAGCTACCGGTGAAAAATTTGTTCAGGAGGCGAAACAATCCGCTGAAAGTCTTCGCCGGCAGATGCCCAATCTGAAAATCATTCTTCATTCAGACCGGATGGTTGAATCATCTTTGTTTGATCAGGTCATCAAAGTGGATCAGCCACATTACAGCGTAATTGATAAAACGAATTGCTACAGTGAGGTTTCGGAAAATCGTTTGTTGTTTCTGGATACCGATACGTTTGTAGCGGAACCGGTATTTGAAATTTTTGATTTACTCAATCGCTTTGAGCTTGCAGTTTCGCACGCGCCGTGGAGGATCTCGTGGGACCGGAAAACAAAGAGAAAATGGGGAATTGAAGGAATACCCGAAGCCTTTTCAGAGCCCAACACAGGAGTGATCGGTTTTCAAAACACACCAAAGGTGCAACTCGCTTTTCGTCGATGGCAGGAGCTTTACGAAATGCACCGTCAGCAGGGATCGGTTATGCACGACCAACCTGCATTTCGACAAACGATCTGGGAAAGCGACCTGAGTTTCTACATGCTTCCGCCTGAATACAATTGCAGGATCGTATTTCCAACATTCATCAACGGCACTGTCAAAATCCTTCATGCCCGGTTTGATGATCTGGACAGAATTGCTGAACGGATAAATGCTGAAAACGGAAATTAG